The DNA segment ATCCGGGTTTCAAAGTCATAATCGGCAATTTGTTGGGAAAAACAAGACAAATTGTTGGGCTTATAAGGTTTGGGGAGGTCTTCTTCCACTCTTGAAGCCAGATTACTACTCGAGGTTCCTTGGTGGGTGGCCAAAACTTGGTCGATGAAGTGTTGCTAAGGAAATTGTGCCATCATTTCTGGCATTAGGTGAAAACCTTGAAGGCTTTCTGGTATTGTTACGTAATTTATTCCTAGGGAGCACTCATGGTTGCACTTCGAGCCATGCGTAAGACGGCCAGAGCCTGTTCTCATGAAGTAGACACAGGTGGAGGAACGCTTGAAGCCGGTGATTGCCAAAGTTGGTCGAGATTGGTTTCATGCCCTATAGGTGCACCGGTTGCAACAGGTTGGGAggcaggaaaaggaaaagcaaCCGGATCTGGCCTCCCAACAGCATAAGGGCTTGGGTTGAGTGGAAGGTAACTAGGACCAGCTTCAAAGCGAGATGTAGTTGGTTGTGAACGGCTCATAGGAAGTGGGGGTGGTCCCGGTGACAATGAAGGTTCAGACTCATCATAGCCTAACTTTATTCTTACTCCTTCTCCCTTTCTTTGCTCACATGCTGATTGAGAAGAGATCTCAACTGTAGGAAGTTTTTGGCTACTCCTTCGGGTGTTAGATCTATGCGTTCCGGTGTACTTGTAACACCGATTTGGGGAAAGGCAACCCCTGAGCGGGAAGGGGTTGGTGTTTGAAAAAAGGAGAACTCCGGGAATATAATTCATGTTGGAGTGCCTCCTGGAGTAGAGAAAGGTATGGACATAGCTGGTGATGTTTGACCAGCGTTTGGTGTTGAAGTAGTGACACGAGGTACTTGATTCACCTCACCGGGAGATTCATTATCAGACATGGAGAACTTTGAAAAGTTGGAGCTATACTACTAGTCTTGGAGATGGATTTATTATCAGACACTTAATTCACCTCATCGGGAGATTCATTATCGAACGTAACCCAGGTCTTATAAGTGGATAGAGGCTAGTTTTTGGActtatatttttcaaaattaacaaagTATCCTTCTTTAAAATAAAAGAACTTAACAACATTGTGGGACCCATTAATTAATGTTTCATTACTCAACATCTAAATAATGGCACCTCGCATCTGAGTTCTGACATTTGCAATCCCTTTAGCAGAATTCGCTTGATTCTTCGTTCTTGGCGATTGAAATCAATATTAATTTTGATAAGGTCTTAGTAATATTACCGATAATCATATTGGAACCAATTAGCTACAACTTAAAGAGCTTGAAAACAATCAATTCCTTAATAGATGTTGCTGTAAAGCGATGTTAATCTAAGGCTAGAAGGTGTGGTTGGAGCCCCAAGGGGCTTTATCAGTCCATATAAGCGTCATGTTAGCACCATGTCAGCCTGGGGGTTTATCATGCCCCCTTTAATTTGCAGGGTGTAGATGGAGCCCCCGTCATGATtacctaattatttatttatttaaatattttttttaaattaaatggcaattttaataactagaaaattaaaaaaaaacataatttcattaaaaaaaataaaaacattacaaAGTGATTAAAAAATATAACTAGAAAATTTATAACTAATAATTTATAACTCGTCGTCTTCGTCGACTCCTCCTTGTTCACGATAAAACCATAGGTGCTCGGTCAGATCGGCTCGAAGGTTATGGTGTGTGTGCCTAGCCCGTATCTTCGCTCGGATATCTTCTTTCTCAGCGTATGTTAGTATTGGGTTCGTCGGTTGGTTACTTTCATCAAAGCTTTCTCCACAAAACGCTCTACCCGAGTCCTCCAATATCATGTTATGCAAAATGATACACGTATACATGACGTTTCTCATTATACTTTTTTCAAGTATCCTCGACGGCTGGACGATGATAGACCATCTTTTTTTAACACACTGAAAGCCCGCTCGATATCTTTTCTTGCTGACTCTTGTTTTTTcttgaaatacaatattttttcGTCATCTGGACACGAAAGAGTTTTCACCAACGTCGCCCACTCGGGATAAATACCATCTGTGAGATAGTAGTCATACTTATATTGCACGTCGTTTGCATAGAATGAAGTATCTGGTGCAACCCCCTCTATGACATCGTCGAATAGATTCGAGGACACTAAAACTGCAACGTCATTGTTCGCACCAGCCATGCCAAAGTAcgtgccaaatccataaatcttgAGAAGCGACCACTTGTACTATTAGGGTAGGACCATCGTGGTCACCACAATGATGTTGCCATTTCTAACCGGTTGGAGATGCTGCCCATTCCCAGTGCGTGCAATCAAGACTGCCCAACATTCCAGGAAACCCGTGTATGCGCTGACGGGCCTCATATAGAAGTGGAACGTCGGCTATGGTTGGCATCCTCAAATATCGTCTCCCGTACAGAGAGATTACACCTAATAAACTATTgctaattaaaaaataataacgaTGTAAATAAAGATAATAAATAATAGTGTTAATAAAAATTACCTTCACAATTGCTGTTGTACACTTTTGTAGTCCAGAGAAACCAACTTTGCGACTTGCACTTACCCTTTGCGTGAAAAAAGGGGATTCGCCCGCAAGATCATTGGAAATTTTAACGAATAGTCGTTGGCTCATATGAAACCTACACTTAAACTGAACATCATCGTACAAAGGAGTTTCACAAAAATAATCTTGCACGAGACGTTCATGAGCATCTAACCGATTCCGTTCAAGAGGCGGTTGTCTGGTACGCGATGCGGAGGATTCGGCTTCTTCTCGCAAATAATTTATCGCCTTCTGCGTTATGATGATAACCATATCATCAAGAAACCGTCGGATGAGGAGCTCGAAGAAGACATTTTTCAGTTGTGATTGGTGGGTGTTTTAGTTGTGATTGGGTGTTTTTAGTTGTTATTTAGTTTAGGATAGGTTTATATATATAACAGAatgaaaaaaggttttttttttataattgaccGTTGTCAAACGGTCATCTTTGACCATTCATCCTCAATCAACGTGAATGAAGCCCGTTATCATCTTGGCGAGCCATCAATGGCGCCCCTCTATGGCGTTGGCGGTGTGGTGGGATAGCGCCCCGAGGCGCTATAGTGTCCTAGCTGGCGGGGGTGGCGCCCCCACACCCTCCGGCCAGAGCCGGCCCCAAGAGCTTATGACTTTAGGCAAAGGCCTAGGGCCTCCAAAATCAAGGGCCTCAGAATTTATATTTTGTTTCATATACTATATTAGTTTTGGCCTACATAAACAAAGTGTAAGACCCAAATATAACAGCTCTATTTTTAAAAAAGGGAAACCTTTCTTGCAGCCTCCAACCCTTAACGCGCGCAAGTgtatcccaaaaaaaaaaacgaatcaTTGCTTGGATGTCTCAACTATCTATTTCAATTGCAGATTCTCAAGTCTCAAAACAGTAACAACTATATTTTGCAACATCTACTAATCTTGTGTTGTGTATATATATTGATGATTGCTCAGCCCTACAAAATAATTCAATTTTGCGATTTTAATTTTTAGtgtttgtgattttgatttgCTATCGAAACTTTCTTATTTTGATTTGCTATTGAAACTATTATTTTGTGTTGTGTATATATATTTGGATTAGCTATTAAAATTAAAAGTATTATTTTGCAACATCTACTAGTTTTGATTTTCATTTGAAACTTCTTAGTTTATAATTTTTTGGGTCTCAAACCCGGGTGAAGGAAGAGGGCTTTTAGTTTATATTTTTTGTTGTTTGCATaccatttttgaaaaaaaaaattatacaaatTAAAGGGCCCCCACTTTGTGTTTCGCTTAGGGTCTCCAAAAACGTTGGAACGGCTCTGCCTCCGGCCTAAGTGTGGTTGTCTAGATGATATCCTTACACCTATTGACGATTCACTTCCCCTTCTAGCCTTTTGAAATCAGATTTCCCATAAGGCCACACTCCCACAATTAGATTAGCAGGGCCGCATTGGGACAACACTAGATTAGGCGTGTGGTCAGTATTCAAGTCATCACTCTTCTTCTTGAGTTTTGATTTAGGTGATAAGGTAATCAAGGACAGGATTGGCAATTGCCAATTGCCCATTATGATGTTGGCGGGCTGATGTTGAGGGCGCCACCCAGCTGACGTGGCTGGGATCGTTGTCCCACACCGTTCAACCTAATAGTTAATCAATTGACAATAGTATGTACAGGCAATCTGTATTGAATAATTGATTGTCAATAGTTTATCCATCTCATTCAAATTGGCATTCAACTATTTAACTTGACATGTATGTAACTTTGTCCAATTGATTATTGCTTAGATTATATAATTAGATATTTAGCCTACTTTAGAATAATGTTAGCTATTTAGCAAGCCTACTCGAAGTGGAAGGGGTTTGAAGGGGAGAGTGGCGCAACACGTGTCTGCCATGTCCACAGAAGGGGCTCTGccgtttaaaaaaaactaaacaattaaaataaaacCAACCAAAAAACAACAACCAACCACATCACGACACCTCGCTTGCACCTTTGCTCCCACGCCGGTGAGAATCCTCAAGCCACCCTCCCCACACCGCCTTCAAGCCCCTTGATGGGGCAGTCTTCCCGGCATGAAGGAGCCTCCTACACCATTTTTAAGCCCCCACTCTGAGTAGTCTAATAGCTTAAACCCTATATGATTTTCAGATTTAAAGCAGTtctatttattaatattattattacaaGTATCATGGTATGGTATAAGGGTTATTTGTTTAAATATTCAAGTTTATATTTCGGAGACCCTTGTTTCTAGTTGTACAGTGCACCCAAATTATTAGGGATGACCTGAATATTTCGAAGGTAGTATGGTAGTATACaacaaaaataaattataaaagtttaagaatttttaataaaaataagtatGTAATCCTAAATTCATAATAACCCCTGAATCGAATCATATAAGTCATTCCAATATGCAAACAAATTAACATCACCAAACATACAGAATCAGTTTAAAGTAGATACTATCACATATAAAACAAATTATAGTCTTAATCCAAATTTTATTTAAATTCCATAGAGAGATTAGAAAGATAATATACACTAACTACTAAGTGGTCCATAGAGAGCTTAGAAAGATAATATATACTAACTAACTACTAAGTGGTGATTATCCTCAATAATACAAGTCTTTATCCATCATTATTCATTGTGACCTTATAGAAGTTCATTCTAATACATAGTAACACCCACCATTTGTATGCAATGAATTCTCCAAACGTTGAAATCATCTCAGATTGCTTCGTGAAGCCCAAATTTATATCAGAAGAAGCAAAGAAACCGATTTACTTCTCTCCATGGGATCTCAGGATGATTTCTTTGAATTACATTCAAAAAGGTCTCCTTTTCCACTTACCAGAAAATCAAGATTTCTCCATTACCACCTTCTTGGATGACCTCAAACACTCTCTTTCGGCCACACTTACTCATTTCCACCCGCTCGCTGCCCGTTTAGCCACCGTCAAACACGAAAACCCGCCTTCTTTAACCGTCTTTTTGAATCCAGAAAATAGCCCTGGAGCAAGATTTATCCATTCGGCTGTTAATCTAACTGTGGCTGATATCCTTGCACCGATTGACATCCCTTCGATTGTTCAATCGTCGTTCTTTGATCATCACCAAGCTGTAAATAACGACGGTCATGAGCTCTCGTTGTTGTCCGTAAAAGTGACAGAATTTGTAGACGGTATCTTTATAGGATGCTCCATCAACCACATGTTAGTTGATGGAACCTCGTATTGGCATTTCATCAACTCCTGGTCGGAAATTTTCAATTCCAAAAGTCAAAACATCTCACGTCCTCCGATTCTGGACAGGTGGATTCCGGCAGGATCTGACCCGGTTGTTAGCCTACCGTTTACCCATGAAGACCAATTCATTGATAGATCGGACTACCCATTGTTAAGGGAAAGAATCTTCCGGTTCTCGTCGGATGCACTCTCTAAACTCAAAGCAAAAGCAAATTTCGAGTGTGGTGCGACAAAGATTTCTACTTTACAGTCGCTCTCCGCTCTTTTGTGGAGGTGCGTGACGCGCGCCCGGCGGATTCCAGCGGATCAAAAAACCAGTTTTAAGATGGCAGTGAACAACAGAAGAAGACTATCCCCACCTCTGCCTGAAAATTACTTTGGTATGTTTCAACATACATGAATATTTTAGACGAATAAAACTTACACTCTATTCCCGagggaaaagaaaaaaaagtaaaaGTGAGAAACTCGGGAACagaacatgttttattttccttctttaaatgaaactctggaacacaaaatatttttactttctttttgtttcttttccttttcttccATTAGTAAACTCTCGAACACAATGTTAGCCTTACTGGGATCCACCACCATATTTCAGGAAATATGGTACAGACGGTAAGCGCAATAACAACAGCAGGGGAGTTGCTTGATCATGGTGTCGGGTGGGCCGCATTGCGGTTGCACGAAGCGGTAGTGAGTCACAGTGATAAAGACATTAAGCGATTGATGGATCTATGGCTTAAGAGTCCTTCTGTGGCAAAATTGGGTGTGCATTTTGATAGAAATAGTGTACTTACGGGGAGCTCGCCGAGATTTGACATGTATGGAAATGAATTTGGATTGGGGAAACCATTAGCGGTTTTGAGTGGGTATGCTAATAAGTTTGACGGGAGGGTGACGTTTTATCCTGGAAAGGAGGGTGGAGGAAGCATAGATCTGGGAATTTGTCTATTTCCAGAAAATATGGTGGCTTTTGAATCTGATGAAGAATTCATGAGTGTTGTTAACTAAGAATTTGAGATTTAAATGCAATGCTCTAAATTTCTTTACATAAGCAAATGAACTTTATATCAAATGTTTATATTAATTGGGATGAATTACCGGTGAATGTCTATATAATTTTGTTATGCTCTCGGTGTTCTTGATAAGGTATGACTCGAACAGTATTCGTTAAAGTCAATTCAAAAATCAAAGATAAGAACTATAACAAAATGTTATTAATTACTGATTCAGTTAAATGGAATGATGGATCTTTTATTGGCGGAACATTGTTTTTTGTCCATCGATTCACTTGCAAGTTCAAAATCTATATAGATTATCATTGATTGTAGACAATTTGAGGTTATATATTGATCCGAACAATTCATGATTCTCAATGAATGCAATCCTTTTGGAATCCAGTTTGATGAGGATGGTCATAAGGTGCCTATTTGTTATGGCTGGTTTTTAGTCAACAATAGGCCTTGCTGATGTTGATGTAATGGGTCAAAACCTAACACTTAACATTGCAGAGTTCTATTTATAAGTGTAGTACCTACAAAGTCGTTGAGACGGCTGAGCAGGCTCAAAAAGAAGGAAATTTTTCGGTTTTCATCTTTCATGGTGCCAAATCACTTGTTGAGTTGATTAAGAAGCCTCAAGTAGCTCATACTACAAAAATTGTTTCTTTGGGCATTCAAAACATTGATTCTGGGCAGTTTAAGGAACGCCCAAACAATAGTCGTTGGAAAAAACAAAGGACCATTCTGAGCGTTTATTAACCCGCCCAAATTGTACATATAACGCCCAAAAAGTGCCCCAAGAAGCCTAAGATGCCCAAAATAACGTGGAAACGCCCAAAAATAACCTTCCATAAATCGCCCATAATAAATCCCAAAAACGCATAAAAAGACCTGAACTACATGAACCATAAAAAGCCCAAGGCCTGAATTACTTGAATCATAAACGCCCAAAAACCCCTTTAAAATGCTCAAAAAATTCTCTTTACAATGTTCAAATAAACCCCTACAGAATGCCAAACTCTTTAAATGCAGCCACCCAAAACTATATAAATCGCAAAGACATGCATATAAATGAAACCAAAATTACATTAAAGATCCAAACAAACATCACAAACGTGTTTCATCAACAAACCCAAACAGATATATCATAAACATGTTTGATAGCGGACATAGTTTACAAAAATTGTTCAAACACATAATGTTTTTAACCAACTCATTGATTTCCGTTTCGGTGACATCTCTTGTGTCGTTCCAAATCTAAAAAACAAGGAAACAAAATGAGATTGATATGTAGAATTGATTCAAAATATGTAAACTAAAAATACACACATTATTTGGAAAATCATATTGCCTTTCAAGAACAAAGTTGAATATTTTTCTTATTACCAAATATCCACACTCCCAAGAGCCGTGTTGTTGCATACACTACATTAAATTAACCGAAAATGCATTAATAAAATAATCACTTAATTTTATAAAATACAAGATATATATGGATAACATACCTTTGCCATCTTCCATGTAAATTGACTTCCAAAGGAAGTTTTAATTGCTTTTGTTAGAGGATAATGGTTTTATTCTTTTGGCTCTAATCGATAATGAATCCAAAATCCAACCTTTCTGGTCCGAAGGGGACACAATAAACAACACCCAATGACCACTTCAAAAAAGTAATTAAGCTATAGTCATTATAAAAGATcaataataaaataaagaaattcaAATATAACACTTTAAAATTGGAAAAATGGAGCCAGAAAAAACTTTTTGTCCTTGTGAAGTTTGTAGACCTCGACTAAGTGTTCTTTAACACTTGTCAAATGTTTCTCACATTCTTTCCCAGTGATGTATTGGGTATTGAAGTATGCAACACGAGTTTTTCTTTTTgtattcttttcttttcttttgaccGTATGTGGTTATATAAAAACCTAAACTCAAGAAAATAAACAGAATATTAAAATATTTaacatatttaaaaataaaatatagatGCACGAGATGACGACGACGAAGACGAAGacgacgaagacgacgaagacgacgaagacgacgaagatggggatgatgatgatgatgatgatgatgatgatgatgatgatgatgatgtaactGACATTTGACACCAATGTATGAAGCTACCATCAAGCAATCCGTTTGCTAAAAACTACAACACCCCCTCATATTTGACATAGTCATATGAGTGACTGGAATCGGTAGCGGGGTACATCCCAGTAGGACACTTAAGTTGAATGCTCATCTGGCCACCATAGTGTTTTCTCAATCGTTCAGCCAATGATTTCATACTTTTAAGGCGCAAATGCTCGATATTCCACAAGGCCTCTTGTATTTTTTGTTGTTCCTTTGACAACATTGAAGCTTGAGGTTGTTCAACAGGTTCGGAAAACTACATTATTTAACAAAACAAATTCAGAAAAAATAGTACTTACATATACGCACACACATCTATATAGCatatttgacttttcgattaacaTCATATCTAGTTCTTCTGATCCGTCAACATCATGTTCAGTTGAAACATCATGCGCGCCAAATAGAAACTACATAATTATAAACATATTATTAGTAGATAGATTTTATTACCTCATCAATTTAAGTGTTAGTACATGATTACCTCATCGTAgaaacagttcacaacacacaccaatctcgaaacgctgccgcaaaacagggtaataactcgattgctattacgattcaacgtccgatcgattgaaactatccaacgtatgtttaagtgctgctcaaattgagtttatactttgtcattcgtcgtgatttcgacttgaatgtttgagtgttgtccaaattcgggctatactctgtcattcgttgtgaatccgctggatgtttaagtatcgcactttgtcatcagttgtgagggttttaatctcgtgaattatcgtaactgctgtattagttactaacccaggttgtgtgcattgttatttaaattaggttaaacaaggctaaatcagtaggcttatacactgctcgttaaatctgcaatgtgagtcattctctttttatcaactgttttacaaaactccaaattattttcaaagttataattacagggattaagtctttgtaatcaccatattacagccggtatgtggggttttgtatacattacttgataatcttcaccattggacaacgagttagccaaggggtgatatgaccctgtcacagacaccattggacgaatgggccaatgggtcgagtgacaaatactgtgggtagttggttgatatcagaaacattgtaatcgctcttaatactgtaaattataacaaatgtgtcattttcagtaaagctgaatgattcactcagtatttccccgctgacaaaatctttttcaaacatgtttcaggtgatctgttgtaagcaaagaaaagtgccgtggagcactacaagcttagagaagtggctcaatgtaaataaataaagaaacatgttttgagaaataaagatttcccagtgaaatcaccttattgtaaattatgggatttatccctaatTATGAAAAtgggcagttttaatattaaaagatcctgttttaaaaagacttccgctgtcacttaaatttaataccacgggatttcctgcctcgcggctctggaccgggtcaaaccggggccgagggccgtgacaggaaaaggttgtatcagagccactgttttaagcttatcactgattttagcctattaaagtaattgagGAATACTTAAGAATTTCTAATTGCCATTTTGTGAATATGTgtcttattaactgattaattgttaagttACAGTATAGGTAAACAAAGACTATCTgccatctaccacaaattagatgctgcacccaaagaaaaaggaacctcttcctcaaaatacccagcagatctggaagaagggatttttgttcGTAAAGCACAATATAAGAATCCccttaccccagagaaaagaaattcgattattaggaaaagtcagaaACCCCAACTCAAGAAAGTGAAGTTTTATCAAGAAATCCAGGAAATAGGCAATActtcaccttgggaagataaattagatgaaaaatgggctaatctctatatgctagctactgtagcagaaaatgcaaacctctaaactaccaATAAGCCTGATCTAGTATTAGCATCTCTATCCAGAAAAACACTactttgtaaataaataaataaatcctagtgtgttttaaatttcctGTTATCCTTTGTAAAATTAGTCTTTCGGTATACAATAAACGGAATGTTTATTTAAATTTCCTTATaagattttaacttagcatttttgtgcattttgcatatatgctaaaccagcatgagtgagctatctgaagcatttcaggatctcaatctctatccagtaccaatcgaagtctccaacgactttactggttattttgctgatatagaagaacctatggaattccaagctccacctccggagaaagcaaagcctaaaagaagaagatatgtaggatggaggaaagtacgtaGGAGGAAGCCAGTAACTAGGaaacttccaaaaatagaaaaccctgtggataaaggaaaagggatcgagaCTGGAGAGAGTTCTAAGCCAGCAGAAATAGAAATCAGGGAAAATTATAGGCCaaaaggaatagaaattggagaaagctctaaacaaacTGAAGAAATAACCTTTCAAGaagaaatagaccgtctactagCAAACTGTGATGTCATTAACCCTATCAACAACAACCTTTACCCTTATCCGGCCGAAATCCAACTTCCAgtaaatctggaaccagctattccagaccctctaatccacactcgacctttaggtgaaatggaagagtggtggacgaacgactggcaatttcaaaacataatcaatagtccttatacctttcttccacagtttgatccagaacctatccccaatcctccaatgagcaacgaaaacttagccgaactttgtcagttcggtgaagagctgataggtacagggaataggatccgggaactgggggaacaaatctcctggaagtacgacgagagggagcgtcgctactaaactgccagttgatcaaagaatagtggggttgggaagtatgtctgtataataacagtagtagtaaaatataactctgtaaaataggaaataaaacattgtaagataaacagtgtgtatggatacatatataatctataaagttgaaagtcgagaaatcgacaattttggctatatatgTTATGTGCTTATATGTAATTGTCTTGTTACATTTAACTATAAATTATTGGATACTAATAATTTACACTTataataattatcagatggaaaacgctaataatgaaccagttaatgaagtaaaccaatctgagcaaaatcaggaaaatcagtatatgactaggcaagatatcgagaacattgttgctcaagggatagccaatgctattccagcaatcatggctgctgctcagaaacctgctgaaccacaacaaatcattcctagtaaacgtactccggaagataacgacagtaacagcataaatggaggcggcaatcatgatgaTAATAATCCACAACAGGtcccacttcctaagaaaatgaaagctgcaactcctggttgcacttacaaagaattccttgcctgtaaaccagcagaatttgcaggtaatgaagtggcaactgcaacactgcgttggttagagaaaaccgaagcagtaattgcaataagtaaatgtgtcgaagaagataaggtgatgtatgcctcaaatttgttcaaagaaggggcgctagaatggtggaacacggtattacaagcaaaaggaaaaAGGATGGCCTATgatatgaactgggaagaatttaagagtcttgtagaaagaaaattttgtcccgaatatgaaaaggaacaaatggcgaataagttcctaagccatcgtatgataggcgtagattgtcgaggatatacttcgacattctttgaatatgcgagagtagtaccaacactggcttcgccagaaccggtgctcatctcccgttatatttggggattaattagtgaaatcggtaacatcgttaaagcggcgagaccacgcactattgacgatgctgtggaattagctaataccctaactgatgaactggtgcgcacaagagatgaaaacaggaagaaggaattggctcagaaaattacccaaggatttcgtacgggtaataataacagctttaaaagaagaggaacagggcaatcttcaacccCGCCATTCTGCAGAAAGTGCAAAAGgaaacattttggaagatgcaatgcaacctgcaatttttgcaaatctgtaggacatagtgaagaaaactgcagaaagaaaaccATAATATGCTATAACTGCGGAGAAGCTGGGCATTTCAAACCCGAATG comes from the Helianthus annuus cultivar XRQ/B chromosome 4, HanXRQr2.0-SUNRISE, whole genome shotgun sequence genome and includes:
- the LOC110936123 gene encoding uncharacterized acetyltransferase At3g50280, whose amino-acid sequence is MNSPNVEIISDCFVKPKFISEEAKKPIYFSPWDLRMISLNYIQKGLLFHLPENQDFSITTFLDDLKHSLSATLTHFHPLAARLATVKHENPPSLTVFLNPENSPGARFIHSAVNLTVADILAPIDIPSIVQSSFFDHHQAVNNDGHELSLLSVKVTEFVDGIFIGCSINHMLVDGTSYWHFINSWSEIFNSKSQNISRPPILDRWIPAGSDPVVSLPFTHEDQFIDRSDYPLLRERIFRFSSDALSKLKAKANFECGATKISTLQSLSALLWRCVTRARRIPADQKTSFKMAVNNRRRLSPPLPENYFGNMVQTVSAITTAGELLDHGVGWAALRLHEAVVSHSDKDIKRLMDLWLKSPSVAKLGVHFDRNSVLTGSSPRFDMYGNEFGLGKPLAVLSGYANKFDGRVTFYPGKEGGGSIDLGICLFPENMVAFESDEEFMSVVN